The nucleotide sequence TCCATCTCATGATCGAGCGATCACTACGCTACCATAGTTCGGCGTCGCCCTCGCCGCCTCCAACCTGCGCAAGGTGGAGCCAGCATCATAGCCGCACTACCACGTGAAGGAGGAACAATGTTCCCTGCCTCTCCGTCATGTCAAGACGGAGCCGACACCACGCGCACAACCACGACGTCCAAATCAGCCACCGGGTGAAGGAGCCATTTTTGCCGTTACGGCTGCATCCACTAGTCGGCGTCGCCGCCTCAGCGCAACTGGCGTGGCAAGGCCATGAAGGAGGAGATGCCAACGGCGATTGCAATGGCGCGCGGGCGCATCCGCGACTACCTCAATGGCAGTGGAGGCTCCTCATCATTACAGAGCCTCGTCATGGCTGAGGACAGGGCGACGAGGTAGGCGGTGTGGAGGGAGCGGCACAACACGACACACCATGGGGCGATCGCCAAACCAACAAGGCAACTGTTTGGGTCCACCTGAACCCCGACCTCACGGAGGCATGTGCCCGTGATCACTCGCTTACACCACAAAGATGGTCGTGCGTCACTGTCACCGCATCAACGCGTAGCTTGCCAAGATCGGACATGAGTGGTCTCTCAATATTAGCTAAGGCGACCCTCCGCAGGTCGCAGGAGGAAGCGGCGTGTTTCCTGCACAAGCGCCACGAGGCGGTCAGGCAGGGCTGTCACACTCTTGTGCCCTTCCACCGCTGGAACGACTACTCTAACGATGACAACAGCATGGACAACAATGGCGGTGATGCTTGTAGGCCAGCCACGTGTCCGAGGTCATCGTCCGCTACAAGctagtttagtttatttttaaTTGAACGGCCGAAATATCATCCATTGTATGTAAATTATGTCCGAACTAAAGTGAATTCCATAGTCTTTGCATGAAATTCATCTGATTAGTTCAATTTTGATTTGAAATGTATGCGGACCGCACTGGATGTCCGGCTTCCATATCACTGGCGGCGAACACGTCCACGGACAAATACAATATTATGTTTTAGGTGATAGCATTGGAGACACCCTTATCTCTTTGAACGGACAGGACCGCGGATAAATACAGTGTCCATTTTAGGTTAGCATTGGAAATGCCCTTATCTATTTGGAGGTATTATAACATTGTATTGTATAACATTTCCCCACCACTAGAGGTCAACCTCTAGGAATATGACTTGGAAGTTTCcaaaacacaaaaaagaaaagcTAACACATTGCATCATACTGCAAGCATCTCCAATAAATAATGCAGATGTATAAATAATTAACTTTTACATCACCAAGGCCTAAAAATGTTACTTCAACAGATAATGTAGATGTATAAATTTTTATATCAGCTGCTTCAAGTGATGTGAAATACAACAGAACCGGATGAAAATATACATCACCAACCATTGCAGATGTAAATACAGATGTAAAACGGCCAGCTCGTGCCAACCGCAAAGCCCCACTTCATCTTTCCCAACCCACTGGGCAACCACCTTCTTGCCTCCCACCGCATAGTCGTCACCATGCCGCTCGCCCACCAGACCCTGTCGCAAATATTTTGGTAAAGCTACTCGAGTTGCCAGCAATGCATGATAAGAACAAGCTTGATGGTTGAGCCTATGATAGGTAACCCTATCCATGATGCAAATTAATTAGTTGCTTTTATTTGTGGACTGTTTGCAAACATGTTAACTGATCTTGTTAACATGCTAATTGACTTTTGCAATGCAAACCGAACTTTGCAAATTAACTGAATTTTAATTCCGCAAATTAATGGTTTTGTTAACTTTGTAAATTAACATTGTTTTGCTtatctgaattatttcagtgattCTAGACACCGTGTTGTTGAGAGTGTATACAATAGACTTTCAGAGAAAATTCTTATTCTTACTGTCAAAATTCAGAGCAAATTCTAGTAATATTTGTACTGCTTGTGCTTGTAGTAATATTTGTGCACTTTGCTAACTGAATTTTTAATTTCATTCATAACACTTTGCTCTAACTGACATCAGTACTACTGAAAAGAACTTGGAGTATCATATTGATCTATCTCAGTTTAAGTTACAGATCACAAATACGCCATGGAGTATCTTAGTTTGAGGAGTAACCGCACAGGCATGGGCAGAGGAGCAGCACCAGAACGTCCAGAGCTCCACCGGCGGCAGGGGAGAAGCAGGAGTGGAGAAGCAGAGCTCCACCGAGGTCCAGGTCAGAGCACGCGCAGTGGAGGAGCGGTAGCACGGGCAAAGCTCCGCCAGCTCCACCCAGGCGCGCGTGGGACCTCCTGGTCCACCGGATCGTGGCAGGAGGTTCCGATGACACACGGACGATGGGCAGATGAAGGTCCTGGGTGGCGGCGACGCGTAGGGGATCGCGACGGGAGGGGATCTCAACGGTGCAGTTcctaggcggcggcggtggagcagttCCTGGACGGCTGAGGCGGAGCAGGTCCTTGGATGCGGCGGCGAATTTCGCagctggggggcgccggccccaggCGACACGCGGTCGAGGggcggaggaagaagatggagtgaGGAACCTGTTTGTATTGGTTTTAAGATTATGAGGTTTGTTTTGCAAAATAGCCATTACACTGTGCTCCCGACATTCTTTTCCGGACGAAGAGAGTAGCTGTTAAGAACCTGAAGCTCCAAATTCATGGGGTCTAGAGTCACATGAAGACAGATGAGACCCAATCTGAAGCTCCAAATTCATTGGGTCTGCTGTACAGGTCATTTGCAGGCAAAAATGACCTAAAGGCGGGACAAATTCACATAATAAACTGTCCATGAAACAATTTCACCCATTTAACCCTTTCGGGTAGTGCCCAACACGTAGGCGCTATGCTACACGGGCCAGCACCATTCTGACAGGCGATACACTCTCTACCAACATGGCGCAGTGCTGTCCGGTCAAGGCCCACCCCTGATTGTGTGAAGCCTTTCGTCTAGGGGCTATGCTATGGAGCATAACGCCTTTGCCTTAAGCGCTACACGTTGACTTAGAAAATTTCCAGCTCGCCCCCACCCTCATATGCTCTATGTTGCTCTCTGGCCTCGGCAACAGGCAAACACTAAGTCGTAGAGTAGCGCATGTGAGTTAGACGCTATCCAACACATCATAGCGCCTTCCCTTAGGCGCTATGATAGTTTTGTCTTCGATGGTACAATTCCACATAGTACGTACCATGTAAAATCGTGAAG is from Triticum aestivum cultivar Chinese Spring chromosome 1B, IWGSC CS RefSeq v2.1, whole genome shotgun sequence and encodes:
- the LOC123097077 gene encoding uncharacterized protein, with protein sequence MAILQNKPHNLKTNTNRFLTPSSSSAPRPRVAWGRRPPAAKFAAASKDLLRLSRPGTAPPPPPRNCTVEIPSRRDPLRVAATQDLHLPIVRVSSEPPATIRWTRRSHARLGGAGGALPVLPLLHCACSDLDLGGALLLHSCFSPAAGGALDVLVLLLCPCLVWWASGMVTTMRWEARRWLPSGLGKMKWGFAVGTSWPFYICIYICNGW